Below is a genomic region from Castanea sativa cultivar Marrone di Chiusa Pesio chromosome 2, ASM4071231v1.
tcatggcatcattccctaagcccctggaggggagcttcctgcTCCTACGACCCGATAGGCCATCCTCTTCACCAGAGGACGTTCTactggggggcgaccatgacctagAGCTTTAACTACTTCCCTGGGATCTCCCGGAAGAGATACTGGATGAGGGTGAAGCACGCTTGCGCCTGACGCGGCGtagcttcttcttaaggtgatcaatctccttctgcatggctttagaaCCATCTTCATGGGCGGTACTGGCGCCTCCAGTATGAGCACAACTCATCCTAGGATACTCGgtgtgaacgctaccctctcgatccctccggcgttctgcatggtgtgagcctaaacctgccatggtgttccagTTCCCTTTcgcactagattcccacagacagcgccaattgtaagcgctcaattgtacctggacctaaaaaacacacgtgggcttaggcccaatgaaccttaaataatgaaatttgtagagtataggcctgcaatctagtttaggggtattgAAAACGTGACAAGCAGGCTATAATGtcacaatctttgcaaatgataaacaaatatgacaaaggaacctcctcggacgtaaaccgaggtcaatttatatattacttctcttttatgccaaagttacagttcttagtttcttttctgCTCCTCCCCCAAAAATAATcctctcctccaccaccttcttgaagtctttttATAATAGCTGGAAAGTttaattctactgttcaggggtcactcccccattaatgcggccagggaggtaggtgtagggtctttaatgtggaggtggcagccttttcataagatatttccctcacaccgttgcgtctagAGGGCGCCTaagtcccccttttaaccaacgaTTTTTACGTAAccctgccttgatctttctggCGAGTCctagggtcatcgtgggtctgtccgaggagatgtTCGTCCTCGGACGGATCCTCGGACTCTTGAATCATGGGCCCAGTTACGGTTCTaggaggcttttagtctaaacaaactagcgcccatcaacaaagcccaatgcccaaatacttacttaggtcttTTTAgtccccacatatatatatatatatatatatatatatatatatatatatatatatatgatttagaatataattgatttttagaTTCTtcgatttttgcacctaataatttacttgccacaaaaattaaaaacttagatggacATGTGACGGAAAATTGAATTCCAACTGAAATctaataaaatctaattggatttgggctcttcaatttttatactcaataattcacttggaacaaaattataaattaaacgGGGCacgaaatttatatatatatatatatatatatagaagagtAATACTACAgctataaactattttacaacatttttacaaactattaatgtgacaaattcttactagttctaatatgaaaaatgttaaagtcacatcagcagtttgtaaaaattttataacatagtTTGCGTCTTTAGCATTActcatttcaaaataaaaagaacacaaTTTAGACCATTATTAGAGCATTTTGTTTGAGATCAAACTCAAGGACATTCATTAGGTTTGATCAAACAACTTCGAGGGTGTTCTCTACTTATAgggatttatttatattggtgttgtagattacattaatataaattacattttttttattagaaatattatttgtattttattagagcttgaattttttagagagagagagaacacaaATGATTAGTTCACATGGATATCTGATTATGATCGTCCCTACAGGAAAACGAAAATAGTGTTGGTCCAGGGATCAACCTATATGGTATTGTAATTGAAAAAGTTTAGATCCAAATTTAGAGTTATTGGTACTCCAACTCATTAAATGGTGATTATTTATGTGTAGTTTTAATCACAtgacttttttaataattcatatgaattgtttaaatagtaacctGTTTGGAGGAGATTACTTCAAACAAGTTTGGAGCAAATTGGTCCACTTTGGTGCTTTCAGTTTGTTCAGTCTAATTCAGTTAATTCGGTCTAATTTTGTCCATTTGGTCTACTTCAGCCCATGGTGATCCATTTCGATCAAATTTAGTCTATTTTGtctattttggtcaatttgatgCACTTATTTAAGAATAGGAAAAGATAAGTTTGAGTTGagagcatggttttaaaaattgaaacagttaaaaaactgaaaaatggTCCAATTCCCAGTTTTTATTAGTTAAATCAGCTGGTCcaatgtaatttttaaaatcatttttacagtacctttttatatatctgaatttattattaaaaaaaaaaaaactacattaaGTAGCAGTTTTCCCTATATAATTGCAGGTGAGAAtcttgaatgatttttttatcgCTTATGTGGTTTTGTTATTTAGAGGGAATACGATTTTTGAGTTGATACTAATGTGGCTgtttcatttcaaattttagaacATAGGTTGGATAAAAACTcaagagctctctctctctctctcactctctctctctctctctctatatatatatatatatatatatatatatatatatatatattaaatgttaATAACATatcaataaaacataaaatcagGTAGGATAGAAGTTactgcaaaaggaaaaaaaaaacataaataccATTGTGTctatcaaaatattatcaatcaaatgtaAAATCAAATAGGATagaaccaaaaatatatatattattgataaaaaaaaattaagctgttgaaaatgttttaaaaaaaaaagttgatatgCGTAgcttgcatgttttgttaaaacactaactatagtttaaaaaaaaaaaaaaggaaaaacactAATAGTAGttgataaaaacaaataagCTATTTTCttatctaaaaattttcaatttggtaCATCTATTTGGCATAGCCAATGCTTCTAGccaaacttttattatatattatataagttGACCTTTAGACGTTGATTCAAGACTCTTTGAATTAATCtcaaagatgaaaaaagaaaaaaaaaaaaaaaatatatatatatatatatgtgtgtatatatatatattgttagttttttcattaaaaccTAATAAATTGAATCATATGATATGCATTAtaagattaatttttaaatgtaggttccagttagcttaactggtaaaatctctaatagttgaataagaggtTTGGGGTTCAATCTTCGCCTACACTAagactgattggtgtcttggtctaatgacaAAAAGTGCTCATTAGGAGCGGacgttataggttgaaactctctctcacaaaaaaagttttgtgggttccagttagctcaactggtaaagtctctgatggttgaataagagatatagGGTTCAATCattgcctacaccaaaaactgattggtgtcagcggacgccataggttgaaactttttctataaaaaaaaagttttgtgagTTCCagctagctcaactggtaaagtctctgatggttgaataagaaatctgaggttcaatcctcgcctacaccaaaaatcgattggtgtcttggtctgatgataaagagctatcatcaggagcgaatgtcataagttgaaactctctctaaaaaaaaaaagttttttttttttttttaagaaaccaGACCACAAGCTTGGGACTTTATTGAAGCAACAAACCATAACTTAATGGACATCAAAGTCTACCAACACAACAATGTCTAAAGGCAAGGTTTCCATCCAAATGTGGCAGCCAGCAATGGAAGAGGCCTTTTTTGCAAGGGCATCCGCTACTATATTACCAGAGCGGTTTACATGACTGAAAATAACGGATGAAAACCTAGGCAGTAAGTGCCATACGTCATCTAAAATATTTCCAAAGGAAGATAGTATTGAAGACCCCTGGGCAATTGCAGAAATAATAGTGGCCAAGTCGCCTTCGAATATTACTCGATGAAGATTAAGCTCGGTAGCAAATTGGACCGCTCTGAGACAAGCGAGAGCTTCCATATCAGCAACTGTTGATGATAACATAGCAGGTACGAACAGAGCACCAAGGTTAGCACCTCGCCAATCACGAACTATGACCCCAAGTCCAGCTAAGTTCGTGTGTGTGAAGAGGACAGCGTCGAAGTTCACTTTAACAAATCCTAGTTCactttaaaaaaagattaatttttaaaattattcatgatgtgaaataaattatatatacatcACATTATTAAATCCCTTGGGTTAAAGAAAGGCAAAATTACTATTTTGGGTTTACTTCTAACTTgagtcaaaaaaatcaaaatcttatcttttttgttttattctttccttccttttcttACGTACCAATCATATGTAAATTCATTTGCTCCCACGTTTCTGAAGATCCAATAATCACACAAATCAACATAAAAAGAGGActaaacatatatatttaacttatccacacacaaaaaaaggaTTGAAATTGTGCTTTTGTGTCTCTTTCCCACCATTATCAAGGTGATTGCACCACAAAAACcaaattgaattattttcaaatCCTTCTATTCTATTAAAATAGCATTCCAAAATAAAGAGAGCACAATTTAGACCAtctttgtaacattttttatgaatggggttttaaaacaaaatctaaCTCGAGGGCATTCATTAGGTTTGATTGCACAACTAGGACGCTGTTCTCTCCTTATAGAGATTTGTTTTCAAACTGGTGTTGCGAAATTACAGCAATGGTATGCGGAATGCGGAAGCGTCATCATATAGTTCAATTAATGGTATAGTACTTTACTATCTTCTGTAGAACCTCAAATCTTGAAAACACTTTTGGCCTGAAAACGTCATCGTATTCACCATGTAAATAATTTTCTCCCAGGAACTGGAAGACAACTTAATGGaaagcattaaaaaataaataaataaataaaaagcttaCACTAGCAGGATTGATAAACGTACCACCAAAACCATAGTATAAGCCCAAAATGTAATATGCCTGAAATAAATTATGTTTCAGTCAGACTTAAGGATATATCACTCGGGATAAGAATAAAGGCAATCCACTGGAAATGGTAACTGAATATCAGGGAGAAGAATCAGCTTCAAAGAACAAGTAGAGGCCATTTGTAAAACAGTTTTACCTAAGAGGAAACAAAATACAATGATGGCATAAGATCCACCAGCAGTGTCGGCAGACATATTGCCATTTCCGTTGTATAAAAAATCTGTTGGAAATTATGTCTTTAATCTGAAACATTCTGCTATATAATCTAAAGCTTTGTTGACTTTTCGACTATGTCAATGAAACTTCAATATAATCAACATTTATTGACCAAATATATGTTTTGGGGGCAAACTCATTTCATTTTGCAGGAAGAGGAAAGCAATTTTTGTTGGATTGAGGCAGGCAGACTACAAGTCTCCAACATATGATAAATAAAACATGTTAGCCTGCTAGGCTAATCTCTGAAGTGCTGCAAAATGCTGTTTCTTCAACAAGTGCCCAAATGTAACTCAAAATTAATGTCTTTCCAAGGATTGTGATGTGATGAGACAACTATATGACAATACTgaaaaattgtaacaaatatCACTACGATAAATTAGACATGTAAGTGTCTAGTGACCAttaacaaaaggaaaaactttACCTCAGGATCTATCCGTTATAGTAAACTAGACCACGCAGACTAATAGCGTGTGTGGTAGTGTCAATTAGAGTATGAAACTACAGCTGAAAATATAATCACTTCTCATATGAAGAGAAATCAaactctctcctcattttccttATAAACTAGAATAATGCACCATATAgataagtaatttaaaaataaccaATATTTAACCAAATCACCAGACGTGCAAGTGTTCAATGACCATGAACAGAAGTAAAAAACTTTTCCTCAGCATCTGTCCTTTATAATAAACTAGTATGTATCCCGTGCTACCGCAAGGGAATAGATATAATTtga
It encodes:
- the LOC142625333 gene encoding uncharacterized protein LOC142625333, producing the protein MGNSEVIPVSNTPGFCRVKSELGFVKVNFDAVLFTHTNLAGLGVIVRDWRGANLGALFVPAMLSSTVADMEALACLRAVQFATELNLHRVIFEGDLATIISAIAQGSSILSSFGNILDDVWHLLPRFSSVIFSHVNRSGNIVADALAKKASSIAGCHIWMETLPLDIVVLVDFDVH